The following proteins are co-located in the Vicia villosa cultivar HV-30 ecotype Madison, WI unplaced genomic scaffold, Vvil1.0 ctg.001856F_1_1, whole genome shotgun sequence genome:
- the LOC131636913 gene encoding uncharacterized protein LOC131636913, with product MDTPIDTVKEAKRHTHTYSFFREPLTALEGLSLLMTTFCLKNFTDNYGNILTLLETVVDTPALQTLMQFYDPEMRCFTFQDYQLAPTLEEYSIILNLKIKDEVPFIDIPKEVNFKLIAVALYLSIKEVSDDWKSNGGVSGFSLKFLVRKAREEFEKKNWNVYNALLAVAIYGIVMFPNVPNFVDSAAVDIFMGKNHIPTLLADTYYAIHSRYEKGGGAITCCLQLLFIWFLYLLPSKGPFVKTRETLKWTQRIMSLTSYDIQWQKYRINVFEVIVGCGEFDNVPLVGTRGCINYNPVVSLRQLGYTLKDKPSDHLVTKTVYFEKGSDPEKLKRIIVAWKKIRKHYGAHLGKKESLALTPYVKWIEKRVGNLLLPYDRVAPLQKQPPLILSEFVPTELYKDALVTNYRLHEREQETNLKFFEERDAKMRLMHQLKQVEGASSSLASVQRRPYELLKEDLRHKQQECL from the coding sequence ATGGACACTCCCATTGATACTGTCAAGGAAGCAAAGAGACATACGCACACCTACAGCTTCTTCCGAGAGCCGTTGACCGCATTAGAGGGTTTGAGTTTGTTAATGACCACTTTCTGCTTGAAGAATTTCACAGATAATTATGGGAATATTTTGACTTTGTTGGAAACCGTGGTTGATACTCCTGCTTTGCAAACTTTGATGCAATTCTATGATCCTGAAATGAGGTGTTTCACGTTCCAGGATTACCAGTTGGCTCCGACATTGGAAGAGTACTCTATCATTCTTAATCTCAAGATAAAAGACGAAGTGCCATTCATCGACATTCCTAAAGAAGTGAATTTCAAGTTGATCGCtgttgctctttatttgagcataaaagAAGTATCTGATGATTGGAAGTCGAATGGAGGTGTCTCGGGTTTCTCTTTGAAGTTCTTGGTGAGAAAAGCTAGAGAAGAATTTGAGAAAAAGAATTGGAACGTGTACAATGCATTGCTTGCTGTGGCCATTTATGGGATTGTGATGTTCCCGAATGTTCCCAATTTTGTAGACTCGGCCGCGGTAGATATCTTCATGGGAAAGAATCATATTCCTACATTGTTGGCCGATACTTATTATGCCATTCACTCCCGATATGAGAAAGGTGGCGGTGCTATCACTTGTTGCCTTCAGTTGTTGTTCATCTGGTTCCTCTATTTGTTGCCCAGCAAAGGACCTTTTGTGAAGACAAGGGAGACACTCAAGTGGACCCAAAGGATTATGTCACTTACTTCATATGATATTCAGTGGCAAAAGTACCGGATCAACGTTTTTGAGGTGATAGTTGGGTGCGGTGAGTTTGATAATGTTCCTTTGGTTGGTACTAGAGGCTGCATCAATTACAATCCCGTGGTATCCTTGCGTCAATTGGGGTATACCTTGAAAGACAAGCCATCAGATCATTTGGTAACGAAGACGGTCTATTTTGAGAAGGGGTCGGATCCAGAAAAATTGAAGAGGATAATTGTGGCTTGGAAGAAAATCCGTAAGCATTATGGAGCCCATTTAGGGAAGAAAGAATCGCTCGCTCTGACACCGTATGTTAAATGGATTGAAAAGCGGGTCGGAAACTTGTTGCTGCCATATGACAGGGTCGCACCacttcaaaagcaacctcctttgaTTCTATCTGAATTTGTGCCAACAGAACTTTACAAGGATGCTTTGGTTACCAACTACAGGTTGCACGAAAGGGAACAAGAGACTAACTTGAAATTCTTTGAAGAAAGAGATGC